The stretch of DNA CGGCAGCGGTCCGGGCGTGTCGGGCAGCGCCCGCCAGTGGTGCAGCAGGGGGAAGCCGGAGAAGCGGCCGGAGAGCACCCAGTTCGTCGTCATGTGGTGCGCGGCTAGCTCCCGCCACGCCCCGAGTCCGGGGCTGCCGATGCCGTAGTGGAAGTAGGGCGGCAGGTCGAAGAGGTTCGCGGTCGACCGCAGGTGGTCGGTGAGCCGTTCGACGTCGGTCAGGCGCACGTACTTGACGAAGACCTGGTGGCCGTCCACGTCGACGATCGCGGAACGGCCGCCGATCCCGGTGCCGAACGGCTTGCCGCCCGCGAGGAGTTGAGCGAGTTCGCTGTCGCTGAGGAGCGAGAGGGCGGTGGCGATGTCGGTGTGTGCCGCGATGCGGGTGGAGAGGGTCATGATCCCATCCTCATCCGGACGCCGGGCGCTCGTCGGCCCCTTTTGCCTCGGGAACGGCACGCCTTGGCACAGGAGTTGAACGTCGAGGCCGTCGTGAGTGCGTCCGCGGCCCGGGTCCTCCGTCGTACGGCGGAGGACCCGGGCCGCGGACGGAGCGAGGGTCAGCTCGCCGCGTAGTTGCGCAGGAACAGGGCCTCCGCCACCGACAGGCGCTCCAGCTCCTCGGGGGAGACGCTCTCGTTCAGCGCGTGGATCTGCGCCTCCGGCTCGCTCAGGCCGATCAGCAGGATCTCGGCCTGCGGGTAGAGCGCGGCGAGGGTGTTGCACAGCGGGATGGAGCCGCCCTGACCGGCGTACTGCATGTCCTGACCGGGGTAGGCGACCGCCATCGCGTCGGCCATCGCCCGGTAGGCCGGGCTGGTGGTGTCGGCGCGGAAGGCCTGGCCCTGGCCGATCTGCTCGGTGCGCACCCGGGCGCCCCACGGCGTGTGGGCCTCCAGGTGGGCCTGGAGCAGCTTGGTCGCCTCGCCCGCGTCGACGCCCGGCGGCACCCGCAGGCTGACCAGGGCGCGGGCGCCGGCCTGCACGGACGGGGTGGCGCCGACGACCGGCGGGCAGTCGATGCCGAGCACGGTGACGGCCGGGCGGGCCCAGATGCGGTCGGCGACCGTGCCGGAGCCGATCAGCTCCACGCCGTCCAGCACCTTGGCGTCCTTGCGGAACTGCTCCTCCTCGTAGGCCAGGCCGTCCCAGACGGAGTCGCCGGACAGGCCGTCGACAGTCGTCGAGCCGTCCTCGGCGCGCAGCGAGTCCAGCACACGGATCAGCGCCGCGAGCGCGTCCGGGGCGGCACCGCCGAACTGGCCGGAGTGCAGGTTGCCTTCGAGGGTGTCGACCTGGATCCGGACCAGGGTCATGCCGCGCAGGGTGCTGGTGACGGTGGGCAGACCGACGCGGAAGTTGCCGGTGTCGCCGATCACGATGGTGTCGGCCGTCAGGAGTTCGGGGTGCTCCTCGGCGTAGCGCTCCAGGCCGCCGGTGCCCTGCTCCTCGGAGCCTTCAGCTATCACCTTGACGTTGACCGGGACGCCGCCGTCGGCCTTCAGGGCGCGCAGGGCGAGCAGGTGCATGATGAGGCCGCCCTTGCAGTCGGCGGCGCCGCGCCCGTACCAGCGGCCGTCACGCTCGGTCAGCTCGAAGGGCGGGCTGGTCCAGCCGGCCTCGTCCAGCGGCGGCTGCACGTCGTAGTGGGCGTAGAGCAGGACCGTCTTCGCGCCCTCCGGGCCGGGCAGGTAGCCGTACACCGACTGGGTGCCGTCCGGGGTGTCGAGCAGGGCCACGTCGGTGAAGCCCTCGGCGCGCAGCGCGTCGGCGATCCAGTTCGCGGCGCCCTCGCTCTCGCTCTTCGGGTACTGGTCGAAGTCCGCCACCGACTGGAAGGCAACCAGCTCGGCGAGTTCCGCCCGTGCCCTGGGCATGAGGGAGGCGACGGTCTCGGCGACCGGATTCGACGACATGGGCACGCTCCTTGTAGGTGCGAAGGCGCACTCGTGAGTACCCAGAGTGATACTTGCGAGCACTTCTGTATTCCGGATGATCGTGTCAGCGTAGGCGCGACCCGGTGTACGGGGCACGTACGCTGCTGATCCTCCCACAGCGGCCCACTGCCGGTGCCGCCGTAGGATGCGGGAGACAGCAGCGGCAGGCGGCTTGGATCGGGAGCGGTAGACCATCGTGAGCAGCGAGAACTCTTCGGCGGACGACGTGCAGCAGGTGTGGGACGTCGTCGTGGTGGGCGCGGGACCCGCGGGGGCCTCGGCCGCCTACGCGGCGGCGGTCGCGGGGCGGCGCGTGCTGTTGCTGGAGAAGGCGGAGCTGCCCCGGTACAAGACGTGCGGCGGCGGGATCATCGGCCCCTCGCGCGACTCGCTGCCGCCCGGCTTCGAGCTCCCGCTCAAGGACCGCGTGCACGCGGTGACCTTCTCCCACAACGGCCGCTTCACCCGCACCCGCCGGTCCAAGCAGATGCTGTTCGGGCTGATCAACCGGCCCGAGTTCGACCAGCAGTTGGTCGAGCACGCGCAGAAGGCGGGCGCCGAGCTGCGGACCGGCGTCGCGGTCTCCCGGGTCGAGCAGCACGGTTCGGCGGTGCCGGACCGGCGCACGGTCGCCGTGGTGCTCCAGGGCGGTGAGACGGTGCTCGCGCGCTCGGTGGTCGGCGCCGACGGCAGCGCCGGCCGGATAGGAGCGCATGTCGGGGTGAAGGTGGACCAGGTGGACCTCGGCCTGGAGGCGGAGATCCCGGTGCCCGAGACCGTCGCCGAGGACTGGCGCGGGCGGGTGCTCATCGACTGGGGCCCGATGCCCGGCAGTTACGGCTGGGTCTTCCCCAAGGCGGACACGCTGACCGTCGGGGTGATCTCGGCGCGCGGCGAAGGCGCCGCCACCAAGCGGTACTTGGAGGACTTCATCGCCCGGCTGGGCCTGGCGGGGTTCGAACCGAGCATCTCCTCGGGCCATCTGACCCGCTGTCGCGCCGAGGACTCGCCGCTCTCGCGCGGGCGGGTGCTGGTGTGCGGGGACGCGGCCGGACTCCTCGAGCCGTGGACGCGCGAGGGTATCTCCTTCGCGCTCAGGTCCGGGCGGCTCGCGGGGGAGTGGGCGGTGCGCGTCGCCGAGGCGCACGACGCGGTGGACACGCGCCGGCAGGCCCTGAACTACGCGTTCGCGATCAAGGCGGGACTGGGCGTGGAGATGGCCGTCGGCAAGCGGATGCTCGCCGTGTTCGAGCGCCGGCCGGGCATCTTCCACGCCGTCCTGACCGGCTTCCGGCCCGCCTGGAAGGCGTTCAAGGACATCACGCGGGGCTCCACCTCGCTCGGCGAGATCGTCCGCACCCATCCCATGGCCCACCGCGCCCTGACCGCGCTGGACCGGCGGCAGGCCCCGCCCGCGGCCGAGGAGACGGTCAGTTCCTGACCGTGATACGGAAGACCGGGTGGTCGGGGGCGGACGCGGTGATCTCCTCGTCGGGGGACTTCGCCGTCACGCCCTTGAAGTACCCGTCGACCTGCCAGCCCCACCTCTCCAGATAGGTCCGCAGGATCGGGAGCTTCTCCGCGTCGGGCAGCTCCACCGCGGTGAACTCGCGGACCGTGCGCCCGACGCGCAGTTCCCCGCCGCCCGCCGCGCGCATGTTGCGCACCCACTGGGAGTGGCCGCGCGCCGAGACGAGGTACTGCCCGCCCTCGTACGTGTGCGGGTTGACCGGAATGCGCTGCGGCTCGCCGCTCTTGCGACCGCGGACCGACAGCTCGGCCGAGCCGGCGAGGCTCAGCCCGCGGCGGGCCAGCCAGCCGATGACGCCGTTGAGGCGGACGGCCATCGGGCTGCCCTTGAGGTAGTACGGCGACGAGGACGACGAAGAGGAGGAAGAAGACGACACGATGACCCCCACGGGTTCGGGAGAGCAGTGCTCTCGCTCGATGAACAGTGTGGGGTGGATCGGTGATCCAAAGCAAGAGCACTGCTCTTTTTTGTGTGCAGTGCTCTGAGTTCATGGAACACTGGTCCGTATGAGCACCGCACAGGGAGCCCGCGCCCGGGCCAGGACGGAGATCACCGCGGCGATCAAGGATGAGGCCCGCAGACAGCTCGCGGCCGAGGGCGCCGCGAAACTCTCGCTGCGTGCCGTGGCCCGCGCACTCGGTATGGTCTCCTCCGCGCTGTACCGCTACTTCCCGAGCCGTGACGACCTGCTGACCGCGCTCATCATCGACGCCTACGACTCCGTGGGCGAGGCCGCGGAGGCCGCGAACGCGGACGCGTCCGGCGCCGAGCCCCTGGCGCGCTGGACCGCCGTGTGCGAGGCGGTGCGCGGCTGGGCGCTCGCCCACCCGCACGAGTACGCCCTCATCTACGGTTCCCCCGTGCCCGGCTACACCGCCCCGATGACCACCGTCCCGGCCGCGGCCCGTGTCGGTCTGGTCCTCATCGGCATCGTGCGCGAGGCCCACGAGCGGCACGGGTTGACCGTGCCGCCGCTCCCCGCCGAGCTGCGGGGCGAGGCCGAGCGGATGACCGAGGACCTCGCGCCCGGTCTGCCGCCCGAGGTGGGGGCCGCCCTCGTCGCCGCCTGGGCGCAGCTCTTCGGGCTGGTCGGGTTCGAGCTGTTCGGACAGTTCAACCGGGTGGTGGAGGACCGCGAGCCGTTCTTCCGGCACGCGATGGTCCGGCTCGCGCACGGGATCGGCCTGGGAACCTGACCACCGCCGCCACCGGCCGCGCACCCGCGAGGGCGCGCACTTCCGGCGTCCGCCAGGGCGCGTGCTTCCGCGCACCCGCGAGGGCGCGTACTCCCCGGGAAGTACGTGTGATCACCTCGCTCGGCTGACGCCCCCGGTGGCGTCGGCCGTCTAGCGTGGCGGTCATGACGGAGCAGCGCGTACGCCGGGGCGGCCCGCCGCAGTGGTGGCGGCACGGCCCCTCGTGGTGGCACCGCGCCGACGAGGAGGAGGCGTCCGGCCGCCGTCACTGGCCCTGGCTCTCCACCGCGCTGTTCACCGCCTTCGTGCTCGTCGGCACGCACTTCTCGGCCCGCAACCAGCACGGCCACCGGGAGCCCCTGGACGCCTTCGGGTTCGCGCTGCTGCTCGTGACCCTGGGACTGCTGCTGTGGCGCAAGCGGTATCCGGCGTTCGTGGCGTTCGGCACGGCGGCGACCACCCTCGCCTACTACGCCGCCGGATACCCGTACGGCCCCGTCTTCCTGGCCGTCGCCGTCAGCTGCTTCAGCGCCGTCGTCACCGGGCACCGCAGGGCCGCGTGGGCGTCGGTGGGCATGCTGTGGGCCGGGCACGCGCTGATCGCGCTCTGGCTGTACCGCCGGCTGCCGCCGACCGGCGACACCGCCGCCTCCTGGGGGCAGGAACTGGCCGTCGCCACCTGGGTGGTGGCCCTCGTCGCGGTCTCGGAACTGGCCCGTGTCCGCCGCGAGCAGTGGGCCAAGGAACGCGCCGAGCGCGCCCAGGCCGCCCGGCGGCGGGCCGACGAGGAACGGCTGCGGATCGCCCGGGAACTGCACGACGTCCTCGCGCACAGCATCTCCGTCATCAACGTCCAGGCGGGCGTCGGCCTCGCCCTGCTCGACACCGACCCGGAGCAGGCGCGCACGGCGCTGACCACCATCAAGGCCGCCAGCAAGGAGGCGCTGGGGGAGGTGCGTCAGGTGCTGGACACTCTGCGTACTCCTGGCGACGCCCCGCGCGCCCCGGCGCCCGGCCTCGGCCGGCTGCCCGAGTTGGTGGACCAGGCGGCGACGGCCGGCCTCACCGTCGAGGTCCAGGGGGCGCCGCCCCGGCTGCCGCCCGGCACGGACCTCGCCGCCTTCCGCATCGTCCAGGAGGCGCTCACCAACGTCGTACGCCACTCGGGGTCGCGGCACGCACGCGTCCGTCTCGACCACGACCGCCGCGCGCTGCGGCTGCGCATCGACGACGACGGGCCCGCGACCGGGGCGGACGCCGGCGGCAGCGGCAACGGCCTGGCCGGGATGCGTGAGCGGGCCGCCGCCCTCGGTGGCACCATCGACGCGGGAGCGCGCCCCGACGGCGGCTGGCGGGTGCTCGCCGTACTGCCCCTGACGACCGAGGAGGAGAACCGGTGATCCGGGTACTGCTGGCCGACGACCAGTCGCTGGTGCGGGCCGGCTTCAAGGCGCTGCTCGACGCCCAGCCGGACATCGAGGTCGCCGGGGAGGCCGCGGACGGGGAGGAGGCCCTGCGCAAGGTGCGCGACCTGAGCCCCGACGTGGTGCTCATGGACATCCGCATGCCGCTGCTCGACGGACTGGCCGCGACCCGCCGCATCACCGGCGAGCCGCGGCTGAAGGACGTCAAGGTGGTCATGCTCACCACCTTCGAACTCGACGAGTACGTCTTCGAGGCGATCCGCTCGGGCGCCTCCGGCTTCCTGGTCAAGGACACCGAACCCGACGAACTCCTGCGCGCGGTACGGGCGGTGGTCGGCGGCGACGCCCTGCTGTCCCCCGGAGTGACGCGCCGCCTGATCGCCGAGTTCGCCGCCCGCTCCAAGGAACCGGCGGCCGCCGACGCCCTCGCGCAGCTCACTGAACGCGAACGCGAGGTGATGGCCCTGGTCGGCATCGGCCTGTCCAACGAGGAGATCGCCCGCCGGCTGGTCGTCAGCCCCCTCACCGCCAAGACCCACGTCAGCCGCACCATGGTGAAGCTCGGCGCCCGCGACCGCGCCCAACTGGTCGTCCTGGCCTACGAGTCGGGCCTGGTGCGACCGGGCTGGCTGGGCTGAGACGCCTGCCGGAAACGCACCAGCGTGCTGACGACCCGGACCGTGAAGACGACCGGCGCGAGCACCAGGCCCGCCCCGAGGAGCACCGTGGAGACGCCCCGCGGCAGGTCGAACAGCAGCACCGGGCCGGCCACGGCCCCGAACACCACCGCCGCCGCGAACGCCGCGCTGCACAGCGCGTACCCGATCTCGATGGTCATCGCGTCCCGCTCGGCCTGACTCCGCCGTCCCCCGTGAGCCTTCATGGCGGGAGTCAAACAGCCGTGTACCCGGCGGGCAAGAGCGGCGCGGCGAGGCATCAGACGATTCCCGACGTCTCCCGCCACAGCGTGGCGAGGGACTGGTCTCCCGTCACGTTCGGCATCGGGACGCGGTTCCACAGGGCGAGGTACAACTGGTCGGCGGGGCCCGAGAGTTCGGTGTCGCAGGCGGTGGACGCGGTCCGGGTGGTGACTGGTGGCCCGCCGGACAGCCGCACGGTCCACACCGCGTCCGCGTCCGTGGCGCGCACCCGCAGGACCCGCGGTTCGCGGCTGCGGACCCGGCTGCGGGTGCGGGCGTGGAAGCCGCCCAGCAGCTCGTCGATGCCGTCCACGGCGAAGGCCGTGCCGAGCGGGTCCGGGGTGCCGCCGCGCGCGGCCTCGGCATCGTGGCGGTGGACCGCCGTCTCGTGTGCTTGCCGCCGGGTCCAGAAAGCCAGCGGGGACGGGGACGGCGCCGGGTGGAACGTCCAGCACTCCACGTCGGCGGGCGCCGTGGTCAGCGTCTCGACGAGCAGGCGGTGACCGGCCCGGTACCAGGCCACCAGCGCGGCGCCGTCCAGGTCCGGCGGATCGCCCATCGGGCGCGGTGACGTGCGGGCGTCGGCGACGATGCCGGCGGCCCACCGGTGCACCACGCCCGTGTGCCGCAGCAGGTCCCGTACCCGCCACCCCGGGCAGGCCGGCACCGCGACGTCGGGCCCCGCCTGCTCGGCGGCGGCCGCCAGCAGAGTGCCGTGGCGGTCCAGTGCGTGAAGGTGCGCGGCGGTCTCCATGCCGGGAGTCTGCCGGATGCGGCCCGGTTCCGGGGAGAGCTGCCGGACGCGGCCCGGCTCGGGGGAGAGCCGCCTGCGGCACCGGACCGGCGTAGGCCGCGTTGCGGTACTCCATTCGGCGGGTTGGGCTGGAAGGTGACTCATTGCCCACGTTCCGGACGGCGATCATGACGATGTCCCCCTTCGGCGCCTCCTTCGGCGGCCCGGACCCGTTCTCCGAGATCCTCAACCGCTTCTTCGGCATGACGCCGGGCGCGGCGCCCCCGCAGGTGCAGCGGGTGCCGATCGGGCGGCTGCTGACCGACTCCGCGCGCGAGCTGATCAACCAGGCCACCGGGCGGGCGGCCGAGGACGGCAGCTCCGACCTGGACACCGAGCACCTGTTCTGGGCGTGCACCCAGGTGGAGCCGGCCCGTGGCCTGCTCGCCCAGGCCGGGGCCGACCCGGACCGGCTCGGAGCGGCCCTCGCCGAGGTGCTGCCCGGCGAGAGCGGCACTCCCTCCGCGCAGCCCGGCCTGACCCCGGCCGCCAAGCGGGTGCTGCTGCGCGCCTACGAGCACTCCCGCGCGGCCGGAGTGTCGTACATCGGCCCCGAACACATCCTCGGCGCGCTGCTGGACACCCCGGGCGCCGCGGCGGCGCGTGCCCTGAGCGCTCACGGCATCGAGGCGGACCAGCTGCGCCGCAGCGCCGACACGGCGTCCCGCCCCGACACCGCGCCCGGCGGGGCCGAGCCCCCGAGCGACACCCCCACCCTTGACCAGTACGGGCGCGACCTGACCGAGGAGGCCAGGGCCGCCAAGCTGGACCCGGTGGTGGGGCGGGCCATGGAGATCGAGCAGACCGTCGAGGTCCTCTCCCGCCGCACGAAGAACAACCCCGTCCTGATCGGCGAGCCGGGCGTCGGCAAGACCGCCATCGTCGAGGGGCTGGCCCAGCGGATCGTCAACGGGGACGTGCCGAAGACCCTGGAGAACAAGCGGGTGGTCGCCCTGGACCTCACCGGACTGGTGGCGGGCGCCCAGTACCGGGGCCAGTTCGAGGAGCGGCTGAAGAACGTCATCGACGAGGTCAAGGCGGCCTCCGAGTCGACGATCCTGTTCCTGGACGAACTGCACACCGTCGTCGGCGCCGGAGCCACCGGCGAGGGCTCCATGGACGCGGGCAACATCCTCAAACCGGCCCTCGCCCGCGGTGAGCTGCACGTCGTCGGAGCCACCACCCTCGACGAGTACCGGCGGTACGTGGAGAAGGACGCCGCCCTGGAGCGCCGCTTCCAGCCCGTCATGGTGCCCGAGCCGACCGTCGAGGAGACCGTGCAGATCCTGGAGGGTCTGCGCGACTCCTACGAGGCCCACCACCAGATCCGCTACAGCGACGACGCCCTCGTCGCCGCGGCGGAGCTGTCGGACCGCTACGTCACCGACCGGTTCCTGCCCGACAAGGCCATCGACCTGGTCGACCAGGCAGGCGCCCGGGTGCGCCTGCGGTCCCTGGGACGGTCCACCGAGGTCGTCGAGCGCGAGGACCGGCTGGCCAAGCTGCGCCGTGAGAAGGACCAGGCCATCGCCGCCGAGGATTTCGAACGGGCGTCCGGGCTCAAGGACCGGATCGCCGAGGTGGAGACGGAGCTGGAGGGCCTGGCCGAGCGCCGCGAGGGCGTGCTGGAGGTGACCGTCGACGACATCGCCGACGTGCTGTCCCGGCGCACCGGCATCCCCGTCTCCCAACTGACCGAGAGCGAGAAAGCACGGCTGCTGAAGCTGGAGGAGGCGCTGCACTCCCGGGTCGTCGGTCAGGACGAGGCCGTCACCGCGATCGCGCAGGCGGTGCGCCGCAGCCGCGCCGGCATGGGCGACCCGAACCGGCCCGTGGGCTCCTTCCTGTTCCTCGGCCCCACCGGGGTCGGCAAGACCGAACTGGCCAAGGCGCTCGCCGAGTTGCTGTTCGGGGATGAGAACCGGATGGTCCGCTTCGACATGAGCGAGTTCCAGGAGAAGCACACCGTCTCCCGGCTCGTCGGGGCCCCGCCCGGCTACGTCGGCCACGAGGAGGCCGGCCAGCTCACCGAGAAGGTGCGCCGCCAGCCCTACAGCGTGCTGCTCTTCGACGAGGTGGAGAAGGCCCACCCGGACGTCTTCAACACCCTGCTGCAGGTCCTCGACGAC from Streptomyces sp. 6-11-2 encodes:
- a CDS encoding dipeptidase, translating into MSSNPVAETVASLMPRARAELAELVAFQSVADFDQYPKSESEGAANWIADALRAEGFTDVALLDTPDGTQSVYGYLPGPEGAKTVLLYAHYDVQPPLDEAGWTSPPFELTERDGRWYGRGAADCKGGLIMHLLALRALKADGGVPVNVKVIAEGSEEQGTGGLERYAEEHPELLTADTIVIGDTGNFRVGLPTVTSTLRGMTLVRIQVDTLEGNLHSGQFGGAAPDALAALIRVLDSLRAEDGSTTVDGLSGDSVWDGLAYEEEQFRKDAKVLDGVELIGSGTVADRIWARPAVTVLGIDCPPVVGATPSVQAGARALVSLRVPPGVDAGEATKLLQAHLEAHTPWGARVRTEQIGQGQAFRADTTSPAYRAMADAMAVAYPGQDMQYAGQGGSIPLCNTLAALYPQAEILLIGLSEPEAQIHALNESVSPEELERLSVAEALFLRNYAAS
- a CDS encoding geranylgeranyl reductase family protein, giving the protein MSSENSSADDVQQVWDVVVVGAGPAGASAAYAAAVAGRRVLLLEKAELPRYKTCGGGIIGPSRDSLPPGFELPLKDRVHAVTFSHNGRFTRTRRSKQMLFGLINRPEFDQQLVEHAQKAGAELRTGVAVSRVEQHGSAVPDRRTVAVVLQGGETVLARSVVGADGSAGRIGAHVGVKVDQVDLGLEAEIPVPETVAEDWRGRVLIDWGPMPGSYGWVFPKADTLTVGVISARGEGAATKRYLEDFIARLGLAGFEPSISSGHLTRCRAEDSPLSRGRVLVCGDAAGLLEPWTREGISFALRSGRLAGEWAVRVAEAHDAVDTRRQALNYAFAIKAGLGVEMAVGKRMLAVFERRPGIFHAVLTGFRPAWKAFKDITRGSTSLGEIVRTHPMAHRALTALDRRQAPPAAEETVSS
- a CDS encoding nitroreductase family deazaflavin-dependent oxidoreductase translates to MAVRLNGVIGWLARRGLSLAGSAELSVRGRKSGEPQRIPVNPHTYEGGQYLVSARGHSQWVRNMRAAGGGELRVGRTVREFTAVELPDAEKLPILRTYLERWGWQVDGYFKGVTAKSPDEEITASAPDHPVFRITVRN
- a CDS encoding TetR/AcrR family transcriptional regulator; this translates as MSTAQGARARARTEITAAIKDEARRQLAAEGAAKLSLRAVARALGMVSSALYRYFPSRDDLLTALIIDAYDSVGEAAEAANADASGAEPLARWTAVCEAVRGWALAHPHEYALIYGSPVPGYTAPMTTVPAAARVGLVLIGIVREAHERHGLTVPPLPAELRGEAERMTEDLAPGLPPEVGAALVAAWAQLFGLVGFELFGQFNRVVEDREPFFRHAMVRLAHGIGLGT
- a CDS encoding sensor histidine kinase, with protein sequence MTEQRVRRGGPPQWWRHGPSWWHRADEEEASGRRHWPWLSTALFTAFVLVGTHFSARNQHGHREPLDAFGFALLLVTLGLLLWRKRYPAFVAFGTAATTLAYYAAGYPYGPVFLAVAVSCFSAVVTGHRRAAWASVGMLWAGHALIALWLYRRLPPTGDTAASWGQELAVATWVVALVAVSELARVRREQWAKERAERAQAARRRADEERLRIARELHDVLAHSISVINVQAGVGLALLDTDPEQARTALTTIKAASKEALGEVRQVLDTLRTPGDAPRAPAPGLGRLPELVDQAATAGLTVEVQGAPPRLPPGTDLAAFRIVQEALTNVVRHSGSRHARVRLDHDRRALRLRIDDDGPATGADAGGSGNGLAGMRERAAALGGTIDAGARPDGGWRVLAVLPLTTEEENR
- a CDS encoding response regulator transcription factor, whose amino-acid sequence is MIRVLLADDQSLVRAGFKALLDAQPDIEVAGEAADGEEALRKVRDLSPDVVLMDIRMPLLDGLAATRRITGEPRLKDVKVVMLTTFELDEYVFEAIRSGASGFLVKDTEPDELLRAVRAVVGGDALLSPGVTRRLIAEFAARSKEPAAADALAQLTEREREVMALVGIGLSNEEIARRLVVSPLTAKTHVSRTMVKLGARDRAQLVVLAYESGLVRPGWLG
- a CDS encoding DUF6332 family protein yields the protein MKAHGGRRSQAERDAMTIEIGYALCSAAFAAAVVFGAVAGPVLLFDLPRGVSTVLLGAGLVLAPVVFTVRVVSTLVRFRQASQPSQPGRTRPDS
- a CDS encoding maleylpyruvate isomerase family mycothiol-dependent enzyme — translated: METAAHLHALDRHGTLLAAAAEQAGPDVAVPACPGWRVRDLLRHTGVVHRWAAGIVADARTSPRPMGDPPDLDGAALVAWYRAGHRLLVETLTTAPADVECWTFHPAPSPSPLAFWTRRQAHETAVHRHDAEAARGGTPDPLGTAFAVDGIDELLGGFHARTRSRVRSREPRVLRVRATDADAVWTVRLSGGPPVTTRTASTACDTELSGPADQLYLALWNRVPMPNVTGDQSLATLWRETSGIV
- a CDS encoding ATP-dependent Clp protease ATP-binding subunit — its product is MTMSPFGASFGGPDPFSEILNRFFGMTPGAAPPQVQRVPIGRLLTDSARELINQATGRAAEDGSSDLDTEHLFWACTQVEPARGLLAQAGADPDRLGAALAEVLPGESGTPSAQPGLTPAAKRVLLRAYEHSRAAGVSYIGPEHILGALLDTPGAAAARALSAHGIEADQLRRSADTASRPDTAPGGAEPPSDTPTLDQYGRDLTEEARAAKLDPVVGRAMEIEQTVEVLSRRTKNNPVLIGEPGVGKTAIVEGLAQRIVNGDVPKTLENKRVVALDLTGLVAGAQYRGQFEERLKNVIDEVKAASESTILFLDELHTVVGAGATGEGSMDAGNILKPALARGELHVVGATTLDEYRRYVEKDAALERRFQPVMVPEPTVEETVQILEGLRDSYEAHHQIRYSDDALVAAAELSDRYVTDRFLPDKAIDLVDQAGARVRLRSLGRSTEVVEREDRLAKLRREKDQAIAAEDFERASGLKDRIAEVETELEGLAERREGVLEVTVDDIADVLSRRTGIPVSQLTESEKARLLKLEEALHSRVVGQDEAVTAIAQAVRRSRAGMGDPNRPVGSFLFLGPTGVGKTELAKALAELLFGDENRMVRFDMSEFQEKHTVSRLVGAPPGYVGHEEAGQLTEKVRRQPYSVLLFDEVEKAHPDVFNTLLQVLDDGRLTDAQGRTVDFRNTVVIMTSNIGAQRILAHHGNVAAIKDQLMEDLRGRFLPEFLNRIDDIIIFHGLSKEDLDRILDLLLDHSRRRVRAQGLELEVTDAAKRLLVAHGHQPEFGARPLRRTIQAELDNRIASLLLSDSADPGDTIVADVEKDALVCRVEHPEVPGRMT